Proteins from one Oenanthe melanoleuca isolate GR-GAL-2019-014 chromosome 1, OMel1.0, whole genome shotgun sequence genomic window:
- the SUPT20H gene encoding transcription factor SPT20 homolog isoform X4, which translates to MASTTMQQALELALDRAEYIIESARQRPPKRKYLSSGRKSVFQKLYDLYIEECEKEPEIKQKLRRNVNLLEKLVMQETLSCLVVNLYPGNEGYSLMLRGKNGSDSETIRLPYEEGELLEYLDAEELPPILVDLLEKSQVNIFHCGCVIAEIRDYRQSGNMKSPTYQSKHILLRPTMQTLICDVHSITSDNHKWTQEDKLLLESQLILATAEPLCLDPSIAVTCTTNRLLYNKQKMNTRPMKRCFKRYSRSSLNRQQEVAHYSTPPQLRLLDYLQKRKERKAAQQYDLKISKAGNCVDMWKQNPCYLTAPSEVDVEKYAKVEKSIKSDDSQPTVWPAHEMKDDYVFECEVGNQLQKTKLTIFQSLGNPLYYGKIQTLKGDEENDNLLTPSQFLIGSKTDAERVVNQYQELVQNEAKCTVKMFHNSSGSVSHLSPGKEMEQPESVSGSVQSSVLGKGVKHRPPPIKLPSSSGSSTSGSIFSSQQSSGHLKSPTPPPPSKPPGLSRKQSMDLNQVSMLSPAAMSPASSSQRSGTPKSSTPTPTNTPSSTPHPPDAQSSTPITLPATPTPQDSGFTPQPTLLTPFAQQQMSLSQALPVMTIPLSTMVTSITTGTTSTQVMANPAGLNFINVVGSVCGAQSLMSSNPMLGCNTGAIAPAGINLSGILPPGGLVPSALPAAMQSASQAGSPFGLKNTSNLRPLNLLQLRGGSLIFKPLQQQLSQFSPQQQSQQPTTCSPQQQGEQGSDQGPSNQDQALSAQQAAVINLTGVGNFMQPQATVAILAASNGYGSGSSTSSSPASSTAFRQPLKK; encoded by the exons ATGGCTTCAACTACAATG CAACAAGCTTTAGAACTGGCATTGGATCGTGCTGAG tataTCATTGAAAGTGCCCGTCAGAGACctcccaaaagaaaatatttatccagTGGAAG aaaatctgtatttcaaaaACTTTATGATTTATATATTGAAGAATGTGAAAAAGAGCCTGAGATAAAG CAGAAGCTGAGACGAAATGTGAACTTACTTGAGAAGCTGGTTATGCAGGAGACATTGTCATGTTTGGTGGTAAACCTCTATCCTGGAAATGAGGGTTATTCACTGAtgctcaggggaaaaaatggttcag ATTCTGAGACCATTCGTCTGCCTTATGAGGAAGGAGAGCTGCTTGAATATTTGGATGCAGAGGAACTACCACCTATTTTGGTTGATCTTTTGGAAAAATCTCAg GTTAATATTTTCCATTGTGGCTGTGTCATAGCAGAAATACGTGACTATAGGCAGTCTGGTAACATGAAATCTCCAACGTACCAAAGCAAGCACATTCTTTTGCGACCTACAATGCAG ACTTTAATTTGTGATGTGCACTCTATAACAAGTGACAACCACAAATGGACACAG GAGGACAAACTCCTACTTGAGAGCCAACTTATTTTGGCTACAGCAGAGCCTTTGTGTCTTGATCCTTCAATAGCAGTGACCTGTACTACGAACAGACTCCTGTACAACAAGCAGAAGATGAACACTCGCCCCATGAAACG GTGCTTCAAAAGGTACTCAAGGTCCTCTCTGAATAGACAGCAAGAAGTAGCTCACTACTCAACTCCACCTCAGCTCAGACTACTTGACTACTtacagaaaaggaaggagaggaaagcagCCCAGCAGTATGACCTCAAAATTTCAAAAGCTGGAAAT TGTGTAGATATGTGGAAGCAGAACCCTTGCTACTTGACTGCTCCTTCTGAAGTGGAT GTGGAAAAATATGCCAAAGTGGAAAAGTCTATCAAGTCTGATGACTCTCAACCAACTGTATGGCCAGCACAC GAAATGAAGGATGATTATGTGTTTGAATGTGAAGTTGGTAATCAgcttcaaaaaacaaaactgaccATTTTTCAGTCTCTTGGCAATCCCTTGTACTATGGTAAAATTCAGACACTCAAAGGTGATGAGGAAAATGACAACCTATTAACTCCATCACA GTTCCTTATTGGTTCGAAGACTGATGCTGAAAG GGTGGTGAACCAGTACCAAGAGTTAGTGCAAAATGAAGCTAAATGTACTGTGAAGATGTTTCATAATTCAAGTGGATCAGTCAGTCATCTTTctccagggaaggaaatggAA cagccagAAAGTGTATCAGGCTCTGTTCAGTCTTCAGTACTGGGGAAAGGTGTGAAACACCGACCTCCTCCTATCAAATTACCTTCAAGTTCAGGAAGTAGCACTTCAG GTAGTATTTTTAGTTCACAACAGTCAAGTGGCCATCTAAAATCCCCAACTCCACCTCCTCCTTCTAAGCCTCCTGGTCTTTCTCGGAAACAATCTATGGATCTTAATCAAGTTAGCATGCTCTCTCCAGCTGCCATGTCTCCTGCGAGCTCTTCACAAA GGTCTGGAACTCCTAAATCATCTACTCCTACTCCAACCAACACCCCTTCATCGACCCCACACCCTCCTGATGCTCAGAGCTCAACTCCTATTACCCTTCCTGCCACCCCTACTCCCCAAGATTCAGGCTTCACCCCTCAGCCCACTTTGTTAACCCCGTTTGCTCAGCAGCAAATGTCTCTGAGCCAGGCACTGCCTGTAATGACCATTCCTCTTTCCACCATGGTAACATCCATTACTACAGGAACAACCTCCACCCAGGTCATGGCAAACCCTGCAGGACTTAACTTCATCAATGTAGTGGGCTCTGTGTG TGGAGCACAGTCACTGATGAGTTCAAACCCTATGTTGGGGTGCAACACTGGTGCCATAGCCCCTGCAGGTATAAATCTGAGTGGCATTTTACCCCCAGGAGGTCTGGTACCAAGTGCGCTGCCCGCTGCAATGCAGTCTGCCTCTCAAGCAG GCAGCCCATTTGGTTTGAAAAATACATCAAATCTTCGGCCCTTAAATCTTCTACAG CTTCGAGGTGGTTCACTTATTTTTAAaccactccagcagcagctgtcacagTTTTCTCCACAGCAACAGTCTCAGCAGCCTACAACCTGTAGTCCTCAGCAACAGGGAGAACAG GGGTCTGACCAAGGTCCATCCAATCAAGATCAGGCATTATCTGCCCAACAAGCTGCTGTAATTAACCTGACTGGAGTAGGGAATTTTATGCAACCTCAAGCCACAG TTGCGATTCTTGCAGCATCAAATGGCTATGGCAGcggcagcagcacaagcagctcACCTGCATCATCAACAGCATTCAGGCAGCCACtcaaaaagtaa
- the SUPT20H gene encoding transcription factor SPT20 homolog isoform X15 has translation MASTTMQQALELALDRAEYIIESARQRPPKRKYLSSGRKSVFQKLYDLYIEECEKEPEIKQKLRRNVNLLEKLVMQETLSCLVVNLYPGNEGYSLMLRGKNGSDSETIRLPYEEGELLEYLDAEELPPILVDLLEKSQVNIFHCGCVIAEIRDYRQSGNMKSPTYQSKHILLRPTMQTLICDVHSITSDNHKWTQEDKLLLESQLILATAEPLCLDPSIAVTCTTNRLLYNKQKMNTRPMKRCFKRYSRSSLNRQQEVAHYSTPPQLRLLDYLQKRKERKAAQQYDLKISKAGNCVDMWKQNPCYLTAPSEVDVEKYAKVEKSIKSDDSQPTVWPAHEMKDDYVFECEVGNQLQKTKLTIFQSLGNPLYYGKIQTLKGDEENDNLLTPSQFLIGSKTDAERVVNQYQELVQNEAKCTVKMFHNSSGSVSHLSPGKEMEPESVSGSVQSSVLGKGVKHRPPPIKLPSSSGSSTSGSIFSSQQSSGHLKSPTPPPPSKPPGLSRKQSMDLNQVSMLSPAAMSPASSSQRTTSTQVMANPAGLNFINVVGSVCGAQSLMSSNPMLGCNTGAIAPAGINLSGILPPGGLVPSALPAAMQSASQAGSPFGLKNTSNLRPLNLLQGSDQGPSNQDQALSAQQAAVINLTGVGNFMQPQATAVAILAASNGYGSGSSTSSSPASSTAFRQPLKK, from the exons ATGGCTTCAACTACAATG CAACAAGCTTTAGAACTGGCATTGGATCGTGCTGAG tataTCATTGAAAGTGCCCGTCAGAGACctcccaaaagaaaatatttatccagTGGAAG aaaatctgtatttcaaaaACTTTATGATTTATATATTGAAGAATGTGAAAAAGAGCCTGAGATAAAG CAGAAGCTGAGACGAAATGTGAACTTACTTGAGAAGCTGGTTATGCAGGAGACATTGTCATGTTTGGTGGTAAACCTCTATCCTGGAAATGAGGGTTATTCACTGAtgctcaggggaaaaaatggttcag ATTCTGAGACCATTCGTCTGCCTTATGAGGAAGGAGAGCTGCTTGAATATTTGGATGCAGAGGAACTACCACCTATTTTGGTTGATCTTTTGGAAAAATCTCAg GTTAATATTTTCCATTGTGGCTGTGTCATAGCAGAAATACGTGACTATAGGCAGTCTGGTAACATGAAATCTCCAACGTACCAAAGCAAGCACATTCTTTTGCGACCTACAATGCAG ACTTTAATTTGTGATGTGCACTCTATAACAAGTGACAACCACAAATGGACACAG GAGGACAAACTCCTACTTGAGAGCCAACTTATTTTGGCTACAGCAGAGCCTTTGTGTCTTGATCCTTCAATAGCAGTGACCTGTACTACGAACAGACTCCTGTACAACAAGCAGAAGATGAACACTCGCCCCATGAAACG GTGCTTCAAAAGGTACTCAAGGTCCTCTCTGAATAGACAGCAAGAAGTAGCTCACTACTCAACTCCACCTCAGCTCAGACTACTTGACTACTtacagaaaaggaaggagaggaaagcagCCCAGCAGTATGACCTCAAAATTTCAAAAGCTGGAAAT TGTGTAGATATGTGGAAGCAGAACCCTTGCTACTTGACTGCTCCTTCTGAAGTGGAT GTGGAAAAATATGCCAAAGTGGAAAAGTCTATCAAGTCTGATGACTCTCAACCAACTGTATGGCCAGCACAC GAAATGAAGGATGATTATGTGTTTGAATGTGAAGTTGGTAATCAgcttcaaaaaacaaaactgaccATTTTTCAGTCTCTTGGCAATCCCTTGTACTATGGTAAAATTCAGACACTCAAAGGTGATGAGGAAAATGACAACCTATTAACTCCATCACA GTTCCTTATTGGTTCGAAGACTGATGCTGAAAG GGTGGTGAACCAGTACCAAGAGTTAGTGCAAAATGAAGCTAAATGTACTGTGAAGATGTTTCATAATTCAAGTGGATCAGTCAGTCATCTTTctccagggaaggaaatggAA ccagAAAGTGTATCAGGCTCTGTTCAGTCTTCAGTACTGGGGAAAGGTGTGAAACACCGACCTCCTCCTATCAAATTACCTTCAAGTTCAGGAAGTAGCACTTCAG GTAGTATTTTTAGTTCACAACAGTCAAGTGGCCATCTAAAATCCCCAACTCCACCTCCTCCTTCTAAGCCTCCTGGTCTTTCTCGGAAACAATCTATGGATCTTAATCAAGTTAGCATGCTCTCTCCAGCTGCCATGTCTCCTGCGAGCTCTTCACAAA GAACAACCTCCACCCAGGTCATGGCAAACCCTGCAGGACTTAACTTCATCAATGTAGTGGGCTCTGTGTG TGGAGCACAGTCACTGATGAGTTCAAACCCTATGTTGGGGTGCAACACTGGTGCCATAGCCCCTGCAGGTATAAATCTGAGTGGCATTTTACCCCCAGGAGGTCTGGTACCAAGTGCGCTGCCCGCTGCAATGCAGTCTGCCTCTCAAGCAG GCAGCCCATTTGGTTTGAAAAATACATCAAATCTTCGGCCCTTAAATCTTCTACAG GGGTCTGACCAAGGTCCATCCAATCAAGATCAGGCATTATCTGCCCAACAAGCTGCTGTAATTAACCTGACTGGAGTAGGGAATTTTATGCAACCTCAAGCCACAG CAGTTGCGATTCTTGCAGCATCAAATGGCTATGGCAGcggcagcagcacaagcagctcACCTGCATCATCAACAGCATTCAGGCAGCCACtcaaaaagtaa
- the SUPT20H gene encoding transcription factor SPT20 homolog isoform X18 has translation MASTTMQQALELALDRAEYIIESARQRPPKRKYLSSGRKSVFQKLYDLYIEECEKEPEIKQKLRRNVNLLEKLVMQETLSCLVVNLYPGNEGYSLMLRGKNGSDSETIRLPYEEGELLEYLDAEELPPILVDLLEKSQVNIFHCGCVIAEIRDYRQSGNMKSPTYQSKHILLRPTMQTLICDVHSITSDNHKWTQEDKLLLESQLILATAEPLCLDPSIAVTCTTNRLLYNKQKMNTRPMKRCFKRYSRSSLNRQQEVAHYSTPPQLRLLDYLQKRKERKAAQQYDLKISKAGNCVDMWKQNPCYLTAPSEVDVEKYAKVEKSIKSDDSQPTVWPAHEMKDDYVFECEVGNQLQKTKLTIFQSLGNPLYYGKIQTLKGDEENDNLLTPSQFLIGSKTDAERVVNQYQELVQNEAKCTVKMFHNSSGSVSHLSPGKEMEPESVSGSVQSSVLGKGVKHRPPPIKLPSSSGSSTSGSIFSSQQSSGHLKSPTPPPPSKPPGLSRKQSMDLNQVSMLSPAAMSPASSSQRTTSTQVMANPAGLNFINVVGSVCGAQSLMSSNPMLGCNTGAIAPAGINLSGILPPGGLVPSALPAAMQSASQAGSPFGLKNTSNLRPLNLLQGSDQGPSNQDQALSAQQAAVINLTGVGNFMQPQATVAILAASNGYGSGSSTSSSPASSTAFRQPLKK, from the exons ATGGCTTCAACTACAATG CAACAAGCTTTAGAACTGGCATTGGATCGTGCTGAG tataTCATTGAAAGTGCCCGTCAGAGACctcccaaaagaaaatatttatccagTGGAAG aaaatctgtatttcaaaaACTTTATGATTTATATATTGAAGAATGTGAAAAAGAGCCTGAGATAAAG CAGAAGCTGAGACGAAATGTGAACTTACTTGAGAAGCTGGTTATGCAGGAGACATTGTCATGTTTGGTGGTAAACCTCTATCCTGGAAATGAGGGTTATTCACTGAtgctcaggggaaaaaatggttcag ATTCTGAGACCATTCGTCTGCCTTATGAGGAAGGAGAGCTGCTTGAATATTTGGATGCAGAGGAACTACCACCTATTTTGGTTGATCTTTTGGAAAAATCTCAg GTTAATATTTTCCATTGTGGCTGTGTCATAGCAGAAATACGTGACTATAGGCAGTCTGGTAACATGAAATCTCCAACGTACCAAAGCAAGCACATTCTTTTGCGACCTACAATGCAG ACTTTAATTTGTGATGTGCACTCTATAACAAGTGACAACCACAAATGGACACAG GAGGACAAACTCCTACTTGAGAGCCAACTTATTTTGGCTACAGCAGAGCCTTTGTGTCTTGATCCTTCAATAGCAGTGACCTGTACTACGAACAGACTCCTGTACAACAAGCAGAAGATGAACACTCGCCCCATGAAACG GTGCTTCAAAAGGTACTCAAGGTCCTCTCTGAATAGACAGCAAGAAGTAGCTCACTACTCAACTCCACCTCAGCTCAGACTACTTGACTACTtacagaaaaggaaggagaggaaagcagCCCAGCAGTATGACCTCAAAATTTCAAAAGCTGGAAAT TGTGTAGATATGTGGAAGCAGAACCCTTGCTACTTGACTGCTCCTTCTGAAGTGGAT GTGGAAAAATATGCCAAAGTGGAAAAGTCTATCAAGTCTGATGACTCTCAACCAACTGTATGGCCAGCACAC GAAATGAAGGATGATTATGTGTTTGAATGTGAAGTTGGTAATCAgcttcaaaaaacaaaactgaccATTTTTCAGTCTCTTGGCAATCCCTTGTACTATGGTAAAATTCAGACACTCAAAGGTGATGAGGAAAATGACAACCTATTAACTCCATCACA GTTCCTTATTGGTTCGAAGACTGATGCTGAAAG GGTGGTGAACCAGTACCAAGAGTTAGTGCAAAATGAAGCTAAATGTACTGTGAAGATGTTTCATAATTCAAGTGGATCAGTCAGTCATCTTTctccagggaaggaaatggAA ccagAAAGTGTATCAGGCTCTGTTCAGTCTTCAGTACTGGGGAAAGGTGTGAAACACCGACCTCCTCCTATCAAATTACCTTCAAGTTCAGGAAGTAGCACTTCAG GTAGTATTTTTAGTTCACAACAGTCAAGTGGCCATCTAAAATCCCCAACTCCACCTCCTCCTTCTAAGCCTCCTGGTCTTTCTCGGAAACAATCTATGGATCTTAATCAAGTTAGCATGCTCTCTCCAGCTGCCATGTCTCCTGCGAGCTCTTCACAAA GAACAACCTCCACCCAGGTCATGGCAAACCCTGCAGGACTTAACTTCATCAATGTAGTGGGCTCTGTGTG TGGAGCACAGTCACTGATGAGTTCAAACCCTATGTTGGGGTGCAACACTGGTGCCATAGCCCCTGCAGGTATAAATCTGAGTGGCATTTTACCCCCAGGAGGTCTGGTACCAAGTGCGCTGCCCGCTGCAATGCAGTCTGCCTCTCAAGCAG GCAGCCCATTTGGTTTGAAAAATACATCAAATCTTCGGCCCTTAAATCTTCTACAG GGGTCTGACCAAGGTCCATCCAATCAAGATCAGGCATTATCTGCCCAACAAGCTGCTGTAATTAACCTGACTGGAGTAGGGAATTTTATGCAACCTCAAGCCACAG TTGCGATTCTTGCAGCATCAAATGGCTATGGCAGcggcagcagcacaagcagctcACCTGCATCATCAACAGCATTCAGGCAGCCACtcaaaaagtaa
- the SUPT20H gene encoding transcription factor SPT20 homolog isoform X12 produces the protein MASTTMQQALELALDRAEYIIESARQRPPKRKYLSSGRKSVFQKLYDLYIEECEKEPEIKKLRRNVNLLEKLVMQETLSCLVVNLYPGNEGYSLMLRGKNGSDSETIRLPYEEGELLEYLDAEELPPILVDLLEKSQVNIFHCGCVIAEIRDYRQSGNMKSPTYQSKHILLRPTMQTLICDVHSITSDNHKWTQEDKLLLESQLILATAEPLCLDPSIAVTCTTNRLLYNKQKMNTRPMKRCFKRYSRSSLNRQQEVAHYSTPPQLRLLDYLQKRKERKAAQQYDLKISKAGNCVDMWKQNPCYLTAPSEVDVEKYAKVEKSIKSDDSQPTVWPAHEMKDDYVFECEVGNQLQKTKLTIFQSLGNPLYYGKIQTLKGDEENDNLLTPSQFLIGSKTDAERVVNQYQELVQNEAKCTVKMFHNSSGSVSHLSPGKEMEPESVSGSVQSSVLGKGVKHRPPPIKLPSSSGSSTSGSIFSSQQSSGHLKSPTPPPPSKPPGLSRKQSMDLNQVSMLSPAAMSPASSSQRTTSTQVMANPAGLNFINVVGSVCGAQSLMSSNPMLGCNTGAIAPAGINLSGILPPGGLVPSALPAAMQSASQAGSPFGLKNTSNLRPLNLLQLRGGSLIFKPLQQQLSQFSPQQQSQQPTTCSPQQQGEQGSDQGPSNQDQALSAQQAAVINLTGVGNFMQPQATVAILAASNGYGSGSSTSSSPASSTAFRQPLKK, from the exons ATGGCTTCAACTACAATG CAACAAGCTTTAGAACTGGCATTGGATCGTGCTGAG tataTCATTGAAAGTGCCCGTCAGAGACctcccaaaagaaaatatttatccagTGGAAG aaaatctgtatttcaaaaACTTTATGATTTATATATTGAAGAATGTGAAAAAGAGCCTGAGATAAAG AAGCTGAGACGAAATGTGAACTTACTTGAGAAGCTGGTTATGCAGGAGACATTGTCATGTTTGGTGGTAAACCTCTATCCTGGAAATGAGGGTTATTCACTGAtgctcaggggaaaaaatggttcag ATTCTGAGACCATTCGTCTGCCTTATGAGGAAGGAGAGCTGCTTGAATATTTGGATGCAGAGGAACTACCACCTATTTTGGTTGATCTTTTGGAAAAATCTCAg GTTAATATTTTCCATTGTGGCTGTGTCATAGCAGAAATACGTGACTATAGGCAGTCTGGTAACATGAAATCTCCAACGTACCAAAGCAAGCACATTCTTTTGCGACCTACAATGCAG ACTTTAATTTGTGATGTGCACTCTATAACAAGTGACAACCACAAATGGACACAG GAGGACAAACTCCTACTTGAGAGCCAACTTATTTTGGCTACAGCAGAGCCTTTGTGTCTTGATCCTTCAATAGCAGTGACCTGTACTACGAACAGACTCCTGTACAACAAGCAGAAGATGAACACTCGCCCCATGAAACG GTGCTTCAAAAGGTACTCAAGGTCCTCTCTGAATAGACAGCAAGAAGTAGCTCACTACTCAACTCCACCTCAGCTCAGACTACTTGACTACTtacagaaaaggaaggagaggaaagcagCCCAGCAGTATGACCTCAAAATTTCAAAAGCTGGAAAT TGTGTAGATATGTGGAAGCAGAACCCTTGCTACTTGACTGCTCCTTCTGAAGTGGAT GTGGAAAAATATGCCAAAGTGGAAAAGTCTATCAAGTCTGATGACTCTCAACCAACTGTATGGCCAGCACAC GAAATGAAGGATGATTATGTGTTTGAATGTGAAGTTGGTAATCAgcttcaaaaaacaaaactgaccATTTTTCAGTCTCTTGGCAATCCCTTGTACTATGGTAAAATTCAGACACTCAAAGGTGATGAGGAAAATGACAACCTATTAACTCCATCACA GTTCCTTATTGGTTCGAAGACTGATGCTGAAAG GGTGGTGAACCAGTACCAAGAGTTAGTGCAAAATGAAGCTAAATGTACTGTGAAGATGTTTCATAATTCAAGTGGATCAGTCAGTCATCTTTctccagggaaggaaatggAA ccagAAAGTGTATCAGGCTCTGTTCAGTCTTCAGTACTGGGGAAAGGTGTGAAACACCGACCTCCTCCTATCAAATTACCTTCAAGTTCAGGAAGTAGCACTTCAG GTAGTATTTTTAGTTCACAACAGTCAAGTGGCCATCTAAAATCCCCAACTCCACCTCCTCCTTCTAAGCCTCCTGGTCTTTCTCGGAAACAATCTATGGATCTTAATCAAGTTAGCATGCTCTCTCCAGCTGCCATGTCTCCTGCGAGCTCTTCACAAA GAACAACCTCCACCCAGGTCATGGCAAACCCTGCAGGACTTAACTTCATCAATGTAGTGGGCTCTGTGTG TGGAGCACAGTCACTGATGAGTTCAAACCCTATGTTGGGGTGCAACACTGGTGCCATAGCCCCTGCAGGTATAAATCTGAGTGGCATTTTACCCCCAGGAGGTCTGGTACCAAGTGCGCTGCCCGCTGCAATGCAGTCTGCCTCTCAAGCAG GCAGCCCATTTGGTTTGAAAAATACATCAAATCTTCGGCCCTTAAATCTTCTACAG CTTCGAGGTGGTTCACTTATTTTTAAaccactccagcagcagctgtcacagTTTTCTCCACAGCAACAGTCTCAGCAGCCTACAACCTGTAGTCCTCAGCAACAGGGAGAACAG GGGTCTGACCAAGGTCCATCCAATCAAGATCAGGCATTATCTGCCCAACAAGCTGCTGTAATTAACCTGACTGGAGTAGGGAATTTTATGCAACCTCAAGCCACAG TTGCGATTCTTGCAGCATCAAATGGCTATGGCAGcggcagcagcacaagcagctcACCTGCATCATCAACAGCATTCAGGCAGCCACtcaaaaagtaa
- the SUPT20H gene encoding transcription factor SPT20 homolog isoform X16, translating into MASTTMQQALELALDRAEYIIESARQRPPKRKYLSSGRKSVFQKLYDLYIEECEKEPEIKKLRRNVNLLEKLVMQETLSCLVVNLYPGNEGYSLMLRGKNGSDSETIRLPYEEGELLEYLDAEELPPILVDLLEKSQVNIFHCGCVIAEIRDYRQSGNMKSPTYQSKHILLRPTMQTLICDVHSITSDNHKWTQEDKLLLESQLILATAEPLCLDPSIAVTCTTNRLLYNKQKMNTRPMKRCFKRYSRSSLNRQQEVAHYSTPPQLRLLDYLQKRKERKAAQQYDLKISKAGNCVDMWKQNPCYLTAPSEVDVEKYAKVEKSIKSDDSQPTVWPAHEMKDDYVFECEVGNQLQKTKLTIFQSLGNPLYYGKIQTLKGDEENDNLLTPSQFLIGSKTDAERVVNQYQELVQNEAKCTVKMFHNSSGSVSHLSPGKEMEPESVSGSVQSSVLGKGVKHRPPPIKLPSSSGSSTSGSIFSSQQSSGHLKSPTPPPPSKPPGLSRKQSMDLNQVSMLSPAAMSPASSSQRTTSTQVMANPAGLNFINVVGSVCGAQSLMSSNPMLGCNTGAIAPAGINLSGILPPGGLVPSALPAAMQSASQAGSPFGLKNTSNLRPLNLLQGSDQGPSNQDQALSAQQAAVINLTGVGNFMQPQATAVAILAASNGYGSGSSTSSSPASSTAFRQPLKK; encoded by the exons ATGGCTTCAACTACAATG CAACAAGCTTTAGAACTGGCATTGGATCGTGCTGAG tataTCATTGAAAGTGCCCGTCAGAGACctcccaaaagaaaatatttatccagTGGAAG aaaatctgtatttcaaaaACTTTATGATTTATATATTGAAGAATGTGAAAAAGAGCCTGAGATAAAG AAGCTGAGACGAAATGTGAACTTACTTGAGAAGCTGGTTATGCAGGAGACATTGTCATGTTTGGTGGTAAACCTCTATCCTGGAAATGAGGGTTATTCACTGAtgctcaggggaaaaaatggttcag ATTCTGAGACCATTCGTCTGCCTTATGAGGAAGGAGAGCTGCTTGAATATTTGGATGCAGAGGAACTACCACCTATTTTGGTTGATCTTTTGGAAAAATCTCAg GTTAATATTTTCCATTGTGGCTGTGTCATAGCAGAAATACGTGACTATAGGCAGTCTGGTAACATGAAATCTCCAACGTACCAAAGCAAGCACATTCTTTTGCGACCTACAATGCAG ACTTTAATTTGTGATGTGCACTCTATAACAAGTGACAACCACAAATGGACACAG GAGGACAAACTCCTACTTGAGAGCCAACTTATTTTGGCTACAGCAGAGCCTTTGTGTCTTGATCCTTCAATAGCAGTGACCTGTACTACGAACAGACTCCTGTACAACAAGCAGAAGATGAACACTCGCCCCATGAAACG GTGCTTCAAAAGGTACTCAAGGTCCTCTCTGAATAGACAGCAAGAAGTAGCTCACTACTCAACTCCACCTCAGCTCAGACTACTTGACTACTtacagaaaaggaaggagaggaaagcagCCCAGCAGTATGACCTCAAAATTTCAAAAGCTGGAAAT TGTGTAGATATGTGGAAGCAGAACCCTTGCTACTTGACTGCTCCTTCTGAAGTGGAT GTGGAAAAATATGCCAAAGTGGAAAAGTCTATCAAGTCTGATGACTCTCAACCAACTGTATGGCCAGCACAC GAAATGAAGGATGATTATGTGTTTGAATGTGAAGTTGGTAATCAgcttcaaaaaacaaaactgaccATTTTTCAGTCTCTTGGCAATCCCTTGTACTATGGTAAAATTCAGACACTCAAAGGTGATGAGGAAAATGACAACCTATTAACTCCATCACA GTTCCTTATTGGTTCGAAGACTGATGCTGAAAG GGTGGTGAACCAGTACCAAGAGTTAGTGCAAAATGAAGCTAAATGTACTGTGAAGATGTTTCATAATTCAAGTGGATCAGTCAGTCATCTTTctccagggaaggaaatggAA ccagAAAGTGTATCAGGCTCTGTTCAGTCTTCAGTACTGGGGAAAGGTGTGAAACACCGACCTCCTCCTATCAAATTACCTTCAAGTTCAGGAAGTAGCACTTCAG GTAGTATTTTTAGTTCACAACAGTCAAGTGGCCATCTAAAATCCCCAACTCCACCTCCTCCTTCTAAGCCTCCTGGTCTTTCTCGGAAACAATCTATGGATCTTAATCAAGTTAGCATGCTCTCTCCAGCTGCCATGTCTCCTGCGAGCTCTTCACAAA GAACAACCTCCACCCAGGTCATGGCAAACCCTGCAGGACTTAACTTCATCAATGTAGTGGGCTCTGTGTG TGGAGCACAGTCACTGATGAGTTCAAACCCTATGTTGGGGTGCAACACTGGTGCCATAGCCCCTGCAGGTATAAATCTGAGTGGCATTTTACCCCCAGGAGGTCTGGTACCAAGTGCGCTGCCCGCTGCAATGCAGTCTGCCTCTCAAGCAG GCAGCCCATTTGGTTTGAAAAATACATCAAATCTTCGGCCCTTAAATCTTCTACAG GGGTCTGACCAAGGTCCATCCAATCAAGATCAGGCATTATCTGCCCAACAAGCTGCTGTAATTAACCTGACTGGAGTAGGGAATTTTATGCAACCTCAAGCCACAG CAGTTGCGATTCTTGCAGCATCAAATGGCTATGGCAGcggcagcagcacaagcagctcACCTGCATCATCAACAGCATTCAGGCAGCCACtcaaaaagtaa